A genomic window from Streptomyces mirabilis includes:
- a CDS encoding phosphocholine-specific phospholipase C, whose translation MPQANRRRFLQLAGGTAAFTALSNSIERAAALPAHHGSGTIDDVEHIVVLMQENRSFDHYFGSLRGVRGFGDPRPSTLPSGKSVWHQSDGTKEVLPFRPAADNLGLQFIQDLPHGWSDGHTAFNAGKYDKWVPAKSSTTMAYLTREDIPFHYALADAFTICDAYHCSFIGSTDPNRYYMWTGYTGNDGKGGGPVLGNDEAGYDWTTYPERLEAAGVSWKIYQDVGDGLDANGSWGWIPDAYRGNYGDNSLLYFNQYRNAKPGDPLYDKARTGTDARKGEGFFDQLKADVKGKKLPKISWVVAPEAFTEHPNWPANYGAWYIAQVLDALTSNPEVWAKTALFITYDENDGFFDHLVPPFPPQSDAQGKSTVDVGPDLYKGDAGRAAGPYGLGQRVPMLVVSPWSKGGFVCSETLDHTSIIRFMERRFGVHEPNISPWRRAISGDLTAAFDFSRKDTKPVALPDTDGYQPPDHDRHPDYVPTPPANPVLPRQERGSRPARPLKYAPLVDGSADAAAGKFTLTFGSGAKAGAAFFITSGNRTDGPWTYTTEAGKTVSDTWNSAYSGGSYDLTVHGPNGFLRVFKGPGRTAGPEVTARHVGANVELTFTNKGSGTVELKLTNGYGGRPSSFKVRAGATVRHTVDLRASRRWYDLTVVSTADAGFLRRFAGHVENGHAGVSDPAIVTF comes from the coding sequence ATGCCTCAAGCGAACCGACGCCGCTTCCTCCAACTCGCCGGTGGCACCGCGGCGTTCACCGCGCTGTCGAACAGCATCGAGCGCGCCGCCGCCCTGCCCGCGCACCACGGGTCCGGCACGATCGACGACGTCGAGCACATCGTCGTGCTGATGCAGGAGAACCGGTCCTTCGACCACTACTTCGGCTCGCTCAGAGGCGTCCGCGGTTTCGGGGACCCCCGCCCGTCCACGCTGCCCAGCGGCAAGTCGGTCTGGCACCAGTCGGACGGCACCAAGGAGGTGCTGCCCTTCCGGCCCGCCGCCGACAACCTGGGCCTGCAGTTCATCCAGGACCTCCCGCACGGCTGGAGCGACGGCCACACCGCGTTCAACGCGGGCAAGTACGACAAGTGGGTGCCCGCCAAGTCGTCGACGACGATGGCGTACCTGACGCGCGAGGACATACCGTTCCACTACGCGCTCGCCGACGCGTTCACGATCTGCGACGCGTACCACTGCTCGTTCATCGGTTCCACCGACCCGAACCGCTACTACATGTGGACGGGTTACACGGGCAACGACGGCAAGGGCGGCGGCCCGGTCCTCGGCAACGACGAGGCGGGCTACGACTGGACGACGTACCCGGAGCGGCTGGAGGCCGCCGGGGTCTCCTGGAAGATCTACCAGGACGTCGGTGACGGCCTCGACGCGAACGGCTCCTGGGGCTGGATCCCGGACGCCTACCGGGGCAACTACGGCGACAACTCGCTGCTGTACTTCAACCAGTACCGCAACGCCAAGCCCGGCGACCCGCTCTACGACAAGGCCCGCACCGGCACCGACGCCCGCAAGGGCGAGGGCTTCTTCGACCAGCTGAAGGCCGACGTCAAGGGCAAGAAGCTGCCCAAGATCTCGTGGGTCGTCGCGCCCGAGGCCTTCACCGAGCACCCCAACTGGCCCGCGAACTACGGTGCTTGGTACATCGCCCAGGTCCTGGACGCACTGACCTCCAACCCCGAGGTGTGGGCGAAGACGGCCCTGTTCATCACCTACGACGAGAACGACGGCTTCTTCGACCACCTCGTGCCGCCGTTCCCGCCCCAGTCGGACGCGCAGGGCAAGTCCACGGTCGACGTCGGCCCGGACCTCTACAAGGGTGACGCCGGCCGTGCCGCCGGACCGTACGGACTCGGCCAGCGGGTGCCGATGCTCGTCGTCTCACCCTGGAGCAAGGGCGGTTTCGTCTGCTCCGAGACCCTCGACCACACCTCGATCATCCGGTTCATGGAGCGTCGCTTCGGCGTGCACGAGCCCAACATCTCGCCCTGGCGGCGTGCGATCAGCGGTGACCTCACCGCCGCCTTCGACTTCTCGCGCAAGGACACCAAGCCGGTCGCGCTGCCGGACACCGACGGCTACCAGCCGCCGGACCACGACCGGCACCCCGACTATGTGCCGACCCCGCCCGCGAACCCCGTGCTGCCCCGGCAGGAGCGCGGCTCGCGCCCGGCCCGCCCGCTCAAGTACGCGCCCCTCGTGGACGGTTCGGCGGACGCGGCGGCCGGGAAGTTCACGCTCACCTTCGGTTCGGGTGCCAAGGCCGGTGCCGCCTTCTTCATCACCTCGGGCAACCGCACCGACGGCCCCTGGACGTACACGACCGAGGCCGGCAAGACCGTCTCGGACACCTGGAACTCGGCGTACTCCGGCGGCTCGTACGACCTGACGGTGCACGGTCCCAACGGCTTCCTGCGCGTCTTCAAGGGCCCCGGCAGGACCGCGGGACCCGAGGTCACCGCGCGCCACGTCGGCGCGAACGTGGAGCTGACCTTCACCAACAAGGGGTCCGGCACGGTCGAGCTCAAGCTCACCAACGGCTACGGAGGGCGGCCGAGTTCGTTCAAGGTGCGGGCGGGCGCGACCGTGCGGCACACGGTGGACCTGCGGGCGAGCCGACGCTGGTACGACCTGACCGTCGTGTCCACGGCGGACGCGGGGTTCCTGCGGCGGTTCGCCGGACATGTCGAGAACGGTCACGCGGGTGTGAGCGACCCGGCGATCGTCACCTTCTGA
- a CDS encoding phospholipid scramblase-related protein — MTTHSNTPAGWYPDPHGAPQTLRYWDGSQWTEHTNADQAAPAGQTVPQQAQQPYGQPAAGADPRVQQQVQRQAGVAGGGAGGGTLFTEPVLVVNQKAKLIELTNEYKVMDQQGNQLGAVVEVGQSGLKKALRFVSSLDQYMTHKLEIRDAYGQPVLRLTRPAKFIKSRVVVERPDGQPVGEIVQQNMIGKINFAINVNGQQVGAIKAENWRAWNFAIVDHTDNEVARITKTWEGLAKTMFTTADNYVLQIHYQLPEPLLSLVVATALTVDTALKQDARGLG, encoded by the coding sequence GTGACCACGCATTCGAACACTCCTGCAGGTTGGTACCCGGATCCGCACGGGGCGCCCCAGACGTTGCGTTACTGGGACGGCTCGCAGTGGACCGAGCACACCAATGCGGACCAGGCGGCCCCGGCGGGGCAGACGGTTCCGCAGCAGGCCCAGCAGCCGTACGGACAGCCGGCGGCCGGTGCCGACCCTCGCGTGCAGCAGCAGGTGCAGCGGCAGGCGGGTGTCGCGGGTGGTGGTGCCGGCGGTGGCACCCTGTTCACCGAGCCGGTCCTGGTGGTGAACCAGAAGGCCAAGCTGATCGAGCTGACCAACGAGTACAAGGTCATGGACCAGCAGGGCAACCAGCTCGGCGCGGTCGTCGAGGTCGGTCAGAGCGGTCTGAAGAAGGCGCTCCGCTTCGTCTCCAGCCTCGACCAGTACATGACGCACAAGTTGGAGATCCGCGACGCCTACGGGCAGCCGGTGCTGCGGCTCACGCGTCCCGCGAAGTTCATCAAGTCGCGGGTGGTCGTGGAGCGTCCGGACGGACAGCCCGTCGGCGAGATCGTGCAGCAGAACATGATCGGGAAGATCAACTTCGCGATCAACGTCAACGGCCAGCAGGTCGGCGCGATCAAGGCGGAGAACTGGCGCGCCTGGAACTTCGCCATCGTCGACCACACGGACAACGAGGTCGCCCGGATCACCAAGACCTGGGAAGGCCTCGCCAAGACGATGTTCACCACGGCGGACAACTACGTCCTCCAGATCCACTACCAGCTTCCCGAGCCTCTGCTGAGCCTCGTCGTCGCGACGGCGCTCACCGTCGACACGGCGCTCAAGCAGGACGCCCGCGGGCTGGGCTGA
- a CDS encoding DMT family transporter has translation MNATLAAVVLSLFSAVAYAAAAVAQERLASRTTDSGMLRLLGSGAWWWTVVLNASAALLHVAALKYGTLTLVQPLGALTLVAAVPLGARVAGRRVSPVEWRGTALTLIGLSALLVTASGPAPDDVLSVPQALGVAATTAALIGILSRPGTRPGLRHATASGFASGVASALTQTVTVAVTDRSGPLLSAQVIVVALLVAAFAAGGLLLSQTAYRGGLGAPLAVVTLANPVAAAAIGLFLLGEQLQGGPAGVLLAAMGAGVAAWGVVTLSRSVPEPALPEPLVDAEDEHPVAAVLALEPGSAAYEPSLLPKQPGSGQLTPL, from the coding sequence ATGAACGCCACACTCGCCGCCGTGGTCCTCTCGCTCTTCTCGGCCGTGGCGTACGCCGCCGCGGCCGTGGCCCAGGAGCGGCTGGCCTCCCGGACGACCGACTCGGGCATGCTGCGGCTGCTGGGCAGCGGGGCCTGGTGGTGGACCGTCGTACTGAACGCCTCCGCCGCGCTGCTGCACGTCGCCGCGCTGAAGTACGGCACGCTCACGCTGGTACAGCCGCTCGGCGCGCTCACGCTGGTGGCCGCGGTGCCGCTCGGCGCACGGGTCGCCGGACGGCGGGTCAGCCCGGTCGAGTGGCGCGGTACCGCGCTCACCCTGATCGGACTGTCCGCGCTGCTGGTCACGGCGTCCGGGCCCGCGCCCGACGACGTTCTGAGCGTGCCGCAGGCGCTGGGCGTGGCCGCCACGACGGCCGCCCTGATCGGCATCCTGTCGCGGCCCGGCACTCGACCGGGGCTGCGGCACGCGACCGCCTCCGGGTTCGCCTCGGGTGTCGCCTCCGCTCTCACGCAGACGGTGACCGTGGCCGTGACGGACCGCTCCGGCCCGCTGCTCAGCGCCCAGGTGATCGTGGTGGCCCTGCTCGTCGCCGCCTTCGCCGCGGGCGGACTGCTCCTGTCGCAGACCGCCTACCGGGGTGGCCTCGGCGCCCCGCTCGCCGTCGTGACGCTCGCCAACCCGGTCGCCGCCGCGGCGATAGGCCTCTTCCTGCTCGGCGAGCAGTTGCAGGGCGGCCCGGCCGGGGTGCTGCTGGCGGCCATGGGCGCGGGCGTGGCGGCGTGGGGTGTGGTGACGCTGTCCCGCTCGGTACCGGAGCCGGCGCTGCCCGAACCTCTGGTGGACGCCGAAGACGAGCACCCCGTCGCCGCGGTGCTGGCACTGGAGCCCGGATCGGCGGCGTACGAACCCTCGTTGCTGCCGAAGCAGCCCGGCTCGGGTCAGCTGACGCCCCTCTAG
- a CDS encoding phosphatase PAP2 family protein translates to MESRTEPAEAEPEPAAAIRRPSPRSTAARPPLGRELLLVVGLFVVYKVGRQLADGHTAEAFRNANRVWDWERTLHLPGEGSVQGALLHSDIVVHLANTYYATVHFPATVAFLVWMYLRRPVHYVWSRRVLAAVTAAALALHLTFPLAPPRLLAAAGLVDTGQVYGPTVYGAHPATDEMANQFAAMPSLHFGWALMVAIGLIAATRSRLRWLWLLHPLLTLLVIVGTANHYWLDAVVATALLGIALAVIRLPRGAGATEAHGLVADEASDEADGAAGNSGGAGGAGEKESVPELVGARR, encoded by the coding sequence ATGGAATCCCGAACCGAGCCTGCGGAAGCAGAACCAGAGCCGGCCGCGGCGATACGGCGGCCGTCGCCGCGGAGCACCGCGGCACGGCCGCCTCTCGGGCGTGAGCTCCTGCTCGTCGTAGGGCTCTTCGTCGTCTACAAGGTCGGCAGGCAGCTGGCCGACGGCCACACCGCCGAGGCCTTCCGCAACGCGAACCGCGTGTGGGACTGGGAGCGGACGCTCCACCTGCCGGGCGAAGGCTCCGTACAGGGCGCGCTGCTGCACAGCGACATCGTGGTGCACCTCGCGAACACCTACTACGCGACCGTGCACTTCCCGGCCACCGTGGCCTTCCTGGTCTGGATGTACCTGCGGCGGCCGGTCCACTACGTGTGGTCCCGCCGGGTCCTGGCCGCGGTCACCGCCGCCGCCCTGGCGCTGCACCTCACCTTCCCGCTCGCCCCGCCCCGGCTGCTGGCCGCCGCGGGCCTGGTGGACACCGGACAGGTGTACGGACCCACCGTCTACGGGGCGCATCCAGCGACCGACGAGATGGCGAACCAGTTCGCGGCGATGCCCTCGCTGCACTTCGGCTGGGCCCTGATGGTGGCGATCGGCCTGATCGCCGCGACCCGCTCCCGCCTGCGCTGGCTGTGGCTGCTGCATCCGCTGCTCACCCTGCTGGTGATCGTCGGTACGGCGAACCACTACTGGCTCGACGCGGTCGTGGCGACCGCCCTGCTCGGCATCGCGCTGGCCGTGATCCGTCTGCCGCGCGGGGCCGGGGCGACCGAGGCGCACGGCCTTGTCGCCGACGAGGCATCTGACGAAGCCGACGGAGCAGCCGGGAATTCCGGCGGGGCCGGCGGTGCTGGCGAAAAGGAATCCGTACCGGAGCTCGTGGGGGCAAGACGATGA
- a CDS encoding TetR/AcrR family transcriptional regulator: protein MTSQAADGPETVVASRRSKITPEREQEFYDAVLEQIRECGYDSLTMEGVAASTRCSKSTLYRQWKTKPQFVAAALRANSCPRFSGIDTGTLAGDLRAMAQAAGNWSGRDSQLHQALGHAVFQDKELQEALRDALVEPEVGAVKEILARGVARGEVAADHPALEFIPAQLFGVVRVRPVLEGRNADAAYLTQFVEAVVIPALGLT, encoded by the coding sequence ATGACGTCGCAGGCCGCGGACGGACCGGAGACGGTCGTCGCCTCGCGCCGCTCCAAGATCACGCCCGAGCGTGAGCAGGAGTTCTACGACGCCGTGCTCGAGCAGATCCGCGAGTGCGGCTATGACTCGCTCACCATGGAGGGCGTGGCCGCGAGCACCCGGTGCAGCAAGTCCACGCTCTATCGCCAGTGGAAGACGAAGCCGCAGTTCGTGGCCGCCGCCCTGCGCGCCAACAGCTGTCCGCGCTTCTCCGGCATCGACACCGGCACGCTCGCCGGGGACCTGCGCGCGATGGCGCAGGCCGCGGGGAACTGGTCGGGCCGCGACAGCCAGCTGCACCAGGCGCTGGGCCACGCCGTGTTCCAGGACAAGGAACTGCAGGAGGCGTTGCGCGACGCGCTCGTCGAGCCCGAGGTCGGCGCGGTCAAGGAGATCCTCGCCCGCGGGGTCGCCCGGGGCGAGGTCGCCGCGGACCACCCGGCGCTGGAGTTCATCCCGGCGCAGCTCTTCGGTGTGGTGCGGGTTCGTCCCGTGCTGGAAGGGCGGAACGCCGATGCGGCGTATCTCACACAATTCGTCGAGGCCGTCGTGATTCCGGCCCTCGGCCTGACCTGA
- a CDS encoding DUF2510 domain-containing protein, translating to MTQVTPPGWYPDPGQTSDSPATERWWDGKTWTDQTRPVGSAAAWGPPTHPPAAGPYPALAPGAPRRGLRTGIAVAAAIAVLAGIGGGVYALTKSDGNGGNSAGSQGPGGQNGGQGGFGGQGGGNGGLEGGPGGGSGGSGGSGGQTPAPGQSGQPQLEDGYATDLISGISIPVPDDWTGGSTTKGAVLSTKDTYKCPGDTSQECQRGGAYSATAATQGLKSTTAEAAAKEDISKNATESYGKGYGTITSHTELASKAVTVAGEKGYLVRWKVVTSKGDDGYVESLVFPSPVGSKSLIVVRFGIDVSSQAPKESVIDTITKGIKVASGVSGNGQNV from the coding sequence ATGACGCAGGTGACTCCTCCCGGTTGGTATCCCGACCCGGGGCAGACAAGTGACAGTCCCGCCACCGAACGCTGGTGGGACGGCAAGACATGGACGGACCAGACCCGCCCCGTCGGGTCCGCCGCCGCATGGGGTCCCCCGACGCACCCGCCGGCGGCCGGACCGTATCCGGCGCTCGCTCCGGGCGCCCCGCGGCGCGGACTGCGTACCGGCATAGCCGTCGCCGCCGCCATCGCGGTCCTCGCGGGCATCGGAGGCGGGGTGTACGCCCTGACCAAGAGCGACGGCAACGGCGGGAACAGTGCCGGTTCCCAGGGCCCCGGCGGACAGAACGGCGGCCAGGGCGGGTTCGGCGGCCAGGGCGGCGGCAACGGGGGCCTCGAGGGCGGACCGGGCGGCGGCTCCGGGGGCTCGGGCGGCTCCGGGGGCCAGACCCCGGCACCGGGCCAGTCCGGGCAGCCGCAGCTCGAGGACGGCTACGCCACCGATCTGATCAGCGGCATCAGCATCCCCGTGCCCGACGACTGGACCGGCGGGAGCACCACGAAGGGTGCCGTGCTGTCGACCAAGGACACCTACAAGTGCCCCGGCGACACCTCGCAGGAGTGCCAGCGGGGCGGTGCCTACTCGGCAACCGCCGCGACGCAGGGCCTGAAGTCCACCACGGCGGAGGCGGCGGCCAAGGAGGACATCTCCAAGAACGCCACCGAGTCGTACGGCAAGGGCTACGGCACGATCACCTCGCACACGGAGCTCGCCTCCAAGGCGGTCACCGTGGCCGGCGAGAAGGGCTACCTCGTCCGCTGGAAGGTCGTCACCAGCAAGGGTGACGACGGTTACGTCGAGTCGCTCGTCTTCCCGTCCCCCGTCGGCTCCAAGTCACTGATCGTCGTCCGCTTCGGCATCGACGTCAGCTCCCAGGCGCCCAAGGAGTCCGTGATCGACACGATCACCAAGGGCATCAAGGTGGCGTCGGGAGTGAGCGGCAACGGGCAGAACGTCTAG
- a CDS encoding anhydro-N-acetylmuramic acid kinase, with the protein MRVIGLMSGTSYDAIDAAAAELTLEGEDLTLRPLGMVGEAYDGALREALAAALPPAATTLAEVCRLDTLIGQAFAAAAVRADRELCGGASELVASHGQTVYHWVEDGRAHGTLQLGQPAWIAEATGLPVVADFRPRDIAAGGQGAPLVSLVDLLWLRGRAGTPVALNLGGIANLTAPDGTAFDSGPGCALVDVAVRGLTGGRLNYDMDGALAARGTVHEPLLDRLLTEPYYALPAPKTTGKELFHLGHLRDALTGFGTLTAEDVIATLTRLTARTVADAVRSVGATEVIASGGGTRNPALMAMLDAELPGVPVRTSDALGLPAAAKEAYAFAVLGFLTLHGLSGTDPVSTGARHPSVLGSITPGRGGLRLPPRAGAAPVRLVLA; encoded by the coding sequence GTGCGGGTGATCGGCCTGATGTCCGGGACGTCGTACGACGCGATCGACGCGGCGGCGGCCGAACTGACCCTCGAAGGTGAGGACCTCACTCTGCGGCCGCTCGGGATGGTCGGTGAGGCGTACGACGGCGCACTGCGCGAGGCGCTCGCGGCGGCGCTGCCCCCGGCGGCGACCACGCTGGCCGAGGTGTGCCGCCTGGACACCCTGATCGGGCAGGCGTTCGCCGCGGCGGCGGTCCGGGCCGACCGTGAACTGTGCGGCGGTGCATCCGAGTTGGTCGCCTCGCACGGGCAGACCGTCTACCACTGGGTCGAGGACGGGCGGGCGCATGGGACGCTCCAGCTCGGTCAGCCGGCCTGGATCGCCGAGGCGACCGGACTGCCGGTGGTCGCCGACTTCCGCCCCCGGGACATCGCCGCCGGCGGTCAGGGAGCGCCCCTGGTGAGCCTGGTCGACCTGCTGTGGCTGCGCGGCAGGGCGGGGACTCCGGTGGCGCTGAACCTCGGCGGCATCGCCAACCTCACCGCGCCGGACGGCACCGCCTTCGACTCCGGGCCCGGGTGCGCCCTCGTCGACGTGGCCGTGCGGGGGTTGACCGGGGGACGGCTGAACTACGACATGGACGGCGCCCTCGCCGCCCGCGGCACCGTGCACGAACCGTTGCTGGACCGGCTGCTCACGGAGCCGTACTACGCGCTGCCCGCGCCGAAGACCACCGGCAAGGAGCTCTTCCACCTCGGCCATCTGCGCGACGCGCTGACCGGTTTCGGCACGCTCACCGCCGAGGACGTCATCGCGACCCTCACCCGGCTCACCGCCCGTACGGTCGCCGACGCGGTGCGCTCGGTGGGTGCCACGGAGGTCATCGCGTCCGGCGGCGGCACCCGCAATCCGGCGCTGATGGCGATGCTGGACGCGGAGTTGCCGGGAGTGCCCGTGCGCACGTCCGACGCCCTGGGCCTGCCGGCGGCAGCCAAGGAGGCGTACGCCTTCGCCGTGCTGGGCTTCCTGACCCTGCACGGGCTCTCGGGCACCGATCCGGTGAGCACCGGGGCCCGGCATCCGAGTGTGCTCGGCTCGATCACGCCGGGGCGCGGCGGGCTGCGGTTGCCGCCGAGGGCGGGAGCGGCGCCGGTGCGACTGGTCCTGGCATGA
- a CDS encoding MFS transporter, protein MSGARVHDSVPHTARPPRPRRGALLAGSVGNFVEWYEFGVYGYFATVIAARFFTPVGGSETEGLVRTYASFALSFFFRPVGAALFGRLGDRIGRRPVLILMIALMTGATTLIGVLPTHATVGALAPWLLTFLRVVQGLSAGGEFGGAVSVMTEFAPPRRRGLYGSWQSFTVALGLLGGAGVAALLATVLTEGQLSDWGWRVPFLLTLPLGLVALGLRLRLEETPAFRHGGSRERPPGREVARAVVLGAGRVMGWSAAGYTFLVVLPSYLQNTLHTGFRQALLATVLANLGFAATIVPAGLLSDRIGRRPVLLTGAGLVVVLSVPLLNLLQDTETSHAVKGLALCGAGAVVGLMAGPGPAMLSEMFPTNVRHTGLGLAYALSNAVFSGCAGLIITETMKRTGSVDIPAYYAAATCAVSALALATLPDNRGS, encoded by the coding sequence ATGAGCGGCGCCCGCGTGCACGACTCCGTCCCGCACACCGCCCGTCCCCCGCGCCCACGCCGCGGGGCCCTGCTGGCGGGCTCGGTCGGCAACTTCGTCGAGTGGTACGAGTTCGGGGTCTACGGCTACTTCGCGACCGTCATCGCGGCCCGGTTCTTCACCCCGGTGGGCGGCAGCGAGACCGAGGGGCTGGTGAGGACGTACGCGTCCTTCGCGCTGTCGTTCTTCTTCCGGCCGGTGGGCGCGGCGCTGTTCGGACGGCTCGGCGACCGGATCGGGCGCCGCCCGGTACTGATCCTGATGATCGCACTGATGACGGGCGCCACGACGCTCATCGGCGTGCTGCCGACCCACGCCACGGTCGGTGCCCTCGCGCCATGGCTGCTGACCTTCCTCCGGGTGGTCCAAGGGCTGTCCGCGGGCGGGGAGTTCGGGGGCGCGGTCTCGGTCATGACGGAGTTCGCGCCGCCGCGCAGGCGGGGGCTGTACGGGTCGTGGCAGTCGTTCACGGTGGCTCTGGGGCTGCTCGGTGGTGCGGGTGTGGCGGCGCTGCTGGCGACGGTGCTGACCGAGGGGCAGTTGAGCGACTGGGGCTGGCGGGTGCCGTTCCTGCTGACGCTTCCGCTGGGGCTGGTCGCGCTGGGGCTGCGGCTACGGCTGGAGGAGACGCCGGCCTTCCGGCACGGGGGAAGCCGGGAGCGTCCGCCCGGGCGCGAGGTCGCGCGGGCCGTCGTCCTCGGAGCGGGGCGCGTGATGGGCTGGTCGGCGGCCGGATACACCTTCCTGGTCGTGCTCCCCTCGTACCTCCAGAACACCCTCCACACCGGCTTCCGGCAGGCGCTGCTCGCCACGGTCCTCGCCAACCTGGGCTTCGCGGCCACGATCGTCCCGGCGGGTCTGCTCAGCGACCGGATCGGGCGGCGACCCGTGCTGCTCACCGGCGCCGGCCTGGTCGTGGTCCTGTCCGTCCCGCTGCTCAACCTCCTTCAGGACACGGAGACTTCGCACGCCGTGAAGGGTCTCGCCCTGTGCGGGGCGGGTGCCGTCGTCGGGTTGATGGCCGGGCCGGGGCCCGCCATGCTCTCCGAGATGTTCCCCACGAACGTCCGCCACACCGGCCTGGGACTCGCCTACGCCCTGTCCAATGCCGTGTTCTCGGGCTGCGCGGGCCTCATCATCACCGAGACGATGAAGCGGACCGGAAGCGTGGACATCCCCGCGTACTACGCGGCGGCGACGTGCGCCGTCAGTGCGCTCGCCCTGGCCACGCTCCCCGACAACCGAGGGAGTTGA